The nucleotide sequence CCTGATATTTCCCTTGTACTATTTGCCTCTAATTCTACTTGTCCTGAAATATCCTGCATTGTTACCGCAACTTGCTCTGAAGCTGATTCCGTTTCTTCCGCACTGGCTGTCAATTCCTGCGAAGTTCCAACAATACTATCAAGATTCATTCCAAAGGTTCTAAATACTTCTTTTAGGTTTTCTGCCATTGTGTTTAAATTTCGAGTCATACTTCCTAATTCATCTTCAGAGGTTACTTCTATAGTGCTTGTAAGGTCACCTTCAGAAATTTTCTTTGAAAGCTCATTTACCTTTACTATACTTTTAGTTATGTAATTACTGTATATCACTATAGTAATTGATACCAAAGCAATCATTACAACACTTAATATAATTAAAATGTTTAATAAATTGCTAAGTGGTTTATATATTTCTGCTTCTGATATAGTTATTGCTAAAACCCAGTTAGTTTGTCCAAGAGAAGTATAATATATAAGCCTCTTATCACTTCCATCTCTGTACTTACTGCTTCCACTTTTACCACTTAGTATTTCCTCTGATATATTTGAGAATTTACTATCATTCTTTATGGTTTCTTTCATAACTTTATTACTACTTACTCCCGCAATATATTTTCCATCTTTAGTTACTAAAAAGGCCCTGCCTGTATTCCCTACTTTTAGATTATTTATCATAGCTTGAAGCTTATTTAAATTTATATCAGCAGTGGTTTCTCCTAAAAAATTATTATTTTTATCATAAAAGGAAACCGCTGTTGTAGACATGGTTACCTTTGTTGTAGGATCATAATAAGGTGCTGTCCAGTTTACCTTGCTATTTTTACTGTCTTTATACCAATCTTGATTAGGATAATCATAGTCAGATGTCATATAACTGTCTGTATACACTGCTTTACTCCCATCATTGTACACATATGGTCCAAAGTATTTTAAATCACTTCTAAATTTCCAAGGTTCATACCAGATTCCCGCCCCTAAGGTATCTTCATTTATCATTGCATATTTAGAAAGTAACCCTGAATAGTCATTATTAGCTATAGTAAAGTTATCAGCCTCTATAGTTCTTGCAAGTGTTTCAGCCACTCTTTGATGAGCCTGAAGCTTACCTGAAATAGTTTCTTTTAATTGATTTATATTATTTGTTATTTTAGAATCAATCTCTTTAGTTAACATATTTCTAGAAAAATAATAACTAATAGACACCAACACCATTAATATAACTATTATAACAGGCAATACTGATACCAAAGTTCTTGTTCTGATACTTCTTACTTTCATTAAGCGCCCCCACTTTCATTGAATATTTTAATCACACTATATTACCGTTTAGAATTGCATGTAAAATATATACTATTATATCTTATATTATCGAAATTTGTATTTACGTTTTTATAATTATAATATACTTTTTTTATTACATTCAATGGTAATTTATGCTTTTTAGTATTTAGGCTACACATAATAAAAAATACTCAATTCAAAACGCCTAAGCTATTTTGAATTGAGTATTTCTTTAAATTTATCATAATCCTTAAGTGCATCAAAGGCTGGTTCTTCCTCAATGTCACTAACATATTCACTGTCATAACTTAAAGTCAATTTTAAGTTTTCACAAGCACCATCTTTATCTCCGCTTTTCACAAGACATATTGCCTTTTGAAAGTATATTTCAGGATCTTCAGGATCAATTTCAGATAAAGTGTCATAACAACTTAATGCACTAGAATAATCAGTCTTTTTTCTATACATATCTCCTAAAGCAAAGTAATTCCCTTTATTTTTAGGATCTGCTATTATATCACTTTTAAATTCCTTTATAGCACCATCTACATCATTGAGAGCTATATAACATTTTTCCATATAATAGCTTGCCTGTATATCACTCGAATCAACTATTACATATTTTTTAAAATAAGTTAAGCTCTTGCTGTAACTCTTTTCTTTATATAAGCTCAAAGCTTTTCCCCATATGGCAACTTTATCAGTTGATTTTTTTTCAAGTGCTTTATCATAGTATTTCTCAGCTGCTTTGTAATTTTTTAATCCAAACAAAGCAGTTCCCTTATTGCTAAGCTCCTCTGAAGAATTAGGTGTTTGTTTTAAAGCTAAATCTGCATATTTGTTTGCAAGTTTATACATCTTAAGATTGTTATATGCCCAACTTATATTATTTAAGGTAACATCGTAATTAGGATACTTATCATTAACCTTTAATAATACTAGTAATCCATCCTCATTTTTATCTTGAGATACAA is from Clostridium acetobutylicum ATCC 824 and encodes:
- a CDS encoding methyl-accepting chemotaxis protein; its protein translation is MKVRSIRTRTLVSVLPVIIVILMVLVSISYYFSRNMLTKEIDSKITNNINQLKETISGKLQAHQRVAETLARTIEADNFTIANNDYSGLLSKYAMINEDTLGAGIWYEPWKFRSDLKYFGPYVYNDGSKAVYTDSYMTSDYDYPNQDWYKDSKNSKVNWTAPYYDPTTKVTMSTTAVSFYDKNNNFLGETTADINLNKLQAMINNLKVGNTGRAFLVTKDGKYIAGVSSNKVMKETIKNDSKFSNISEEILSGKSGSSKYRDGSDKRLIYYTSLGQTNWVLAITISEAEIYKPLSNLLNILIILSVVMIALVSITIVIYSNYITKSIVKVNELSKKISEGDLTSTIEVTSEDELGSMTRNLNTMAENLKEVFRTFGMNLDSIVGTSQELTASAEETESASEQVAVTMQDISGQVELEANSTREISGEVEKINAAIKKIKDSISETFSLSDSASKAAENGDKIIGEAIEEINKMSSNVNETSIMVGILGDKSKKIDNITSIINDISSQTNLLALNAAIEAARAGDAGKGFAVVAEEVRKLAGESSKAADEIGILIQDIQREINSTIESMKNGAFAVEKGSELIKNAGNSFDEIVSSVRNVSDNINKVVSEVDGIYINSNNMTDNVSSIASSSDATSDNIQSVAAASEEQSALMKQIVEASEALTQIVINVQGEINKYKI
- a CDS encoding tetratricopeptide repeat protein; its protein translation is MINYKKKIAALMLLATCLSGCSYDLKDLQHLKSKSSFDTVGIKILCEHKKYSEAMKQIDDYLKKHPDDKVALSEKGYVLVSQDKNEDGLLVLLKVNDKYPNYDVTLNNISWAYNNLKMYKLANKYADLALKQTPNSSEELSNKGTALFGLKNYKAAEKYYDKALEKKSTDKVAIWGKALSLYKEKSYSKSLTYFKKYVIVDSSDIQASYYMEKCYIALNDVDGAIKEFKSDIIADPKNKGNYFALGDMYRKKTDYSSALSCYDTLSEIDPEDPEIYFQKAICLVKSGDKDGACENLKLTLSYDSEYVSDIEEEPAFDALKDYDKFKEILNSK